From the genome of Cytobacillus firmus, one region includes:
- a CDS encoding glyceraldehyde-3-phosphate dehydrogenase, with protein sequence MKAKIAINGFGRIGRMVFRKAILDENLEVAAINASYPAETLAHLIKYDTNHGPFEGSVVPEDNAIVVNGKRVQLVSSRNPEELPWKEMNIDIVIEATGKFNSRDKAALHLDAGAKKVILTAPGKNEDVTIVMGVNESALKIEEHDIISNASCTTNCLAPVAKVLDEQFGIENGLMTTVHAYTNDQKNIDNPHKDLRRARACGQSIIPTSTGAAKALSLVLPHLKGKLHGMALRVPTPNVSLVDLVVDLKRDVTIEEVNAAFATASQGSLHGILDITDEPLVSIDFNTNEHSAIIDGLSTMVIGTSKVKVLAWYDNEWGYSCRVVDLTKYVAQELFQASAVKVG encoded by the coding sequence ATGAAGGCGAAAATAGCGATTAATGGTTTTGGAAGAATTGGACGTATGGTTTTTAGAAAAGCCATCCTTGATGAAAATCTTGAAGTGGCTGCCATAAATGCAAGCTATCCGGCTGAAACTTTGGCACACTTAATTAAATATGATACCAACCATGGACCATTCGAGGGAAGCGTTGTTCCGGAAGACAATGCTATTGTTGTGAACGGTAAAAGGGTTCAGCTTGTCAGCAGCCGGAATCCTGAAGAACTTCCCTGGAAAGAAATGAATATCGATATCGTTATTGAAGCTACAGGAAAGTTTAATTCCCGTGATAAAGCGGCTCTTCATCTTGATGCCGGAGCTAAAAAGGTCATACTTACTGCTCCTGGAAAAAATGAAGATGTGACTATTGTTATGGGCGTAAATGAAAGCGCATTAAAAATCGAAGAACATGATATTATTTCAAATGCATCCTGTACAACAAACTGCCTTGCACCTGTTGCAAAAGTCCTTGATGAACAATTTGGCATTGAAAACGGACTTATGACAACAGTTCATGCATATACAAACGATCAAAAGAATATTGATAACCCGCATAAGGATTTACGCCGTGCACGTGCCTGCGGACAGTCGATCATCCCGACTTCCACTGGTGCTGCCAAAGCTTTGTCACTGGTATTGCCTCATTTAAAGGGCAAATTGCATGGTATGGCACTGCGTGTGCCGACTCCTAACGTTTCCTTAGTGGATCTCGTGGTAGACTTAAAGCGGGACGTTACAATTGAAGAAGTGAATGCGGCATTTGCTACAGCTTCACAAGGATCGCTGCATGGTATCCTGGATATTACTGACGAACCGTTAGTGTCAATCGATTTCAACACAAATGAACACTCTGCCATCATTGATGGATTATCTACAATGGTAATCGGCACCAGCAAAGTGAAAGTGCTTGCCTGGTACGATAATGAGTGGGGCTATTCTTGCCGTGTCGTAGACTTGACAAAATATGTTGCACAGGAACTTTTTCAGGCATCTGCCGTAAAAGTTGGATAA
- the speD gene encoding adenosylmethionine decarboxylase, which yields METMGRHVISELWGCDFEKLNDMDFIEQTFVNAALKSGAEIREVAFHKFAPQGVSGVVIISESHLTIHSFPEHGYASIDVYTCGDLDPNIAADFIAEALGAQTRENIEIPRGMGPVQVKQAQVL from the coding sequence ATGGAAACTATGGGTCGTCACGTAATCTCAGAACTTTGGGGATGCGATTTTGAAAAGTTAAATGATATGGATTTTATTGAGCAGACATTCGTAAATGCTGCATTAAAATCTGGTGCTGAAATTCGCGAGGTTGCATTTCATAAATTTGCGCCACAGGGTGTAAGCGGAGTGGTGATCATCTCTGAATCTCATTTAACTATTCACAGCTTCCCGGAGCATGGCTATGCCAGCATTGATGTGTATACGTGTGGAGATCTTGACCCTAACATTGCTGCAGACTTTATTGCAGAAGCGTTAGGAGCTCAAACGCGTGAGAATATCGAAATTCCTCGCGGTATGGGTCCAGTTCAAGTTAAACAAGCTCAAGTACTTTAA